The Salvia miltiorrhiza cultivar Shanhuang (shh) chromosome 2, IMPLAD_Smil_shh, whole genome shotgun sequence DNA window ACACAACCGATACTAGCATGTGAGCGTGGGACCCATCTAAGGCCGATATGACATATATGCCCCGGCCCCTTGCAATTTGGACCGAGCCTTCCTCGAATTTTTCGGTTATCGGATCGTCCGTGCACATCATGAGCCCGAACTTGGTGGTGTTGAGGGGGCCGGTTGACGGGCCCGGTATCTCGATCAAAGTCGCATTCCGGCTGCCGGAATATTCGTGGTAGTAGAGAGTCATTTCGGTCTCTTTTTGGTGCCCTAGCTTTGCCGTAGAACACGTGAAAATGGAGAGAAAGAGAAGTAAAGGTAATATGAATATGTTGGACGCCATAACCTTAAAAATTGAGAACTCAAATAGAAGATCAGAAATTGTCACTTATTTATTGTTTCACTCCCACCGCTAGTGAACCTTAGTTAAGATAATCAACTAGGgttcataattaatttttatatttaattatttgaattaataatttattattagagttaattaattcaaagttagggtactccctccgtcccatgaatcttgacacgtttggtttcggcacgggaattaaggagttgtagattcaGAATTgtcattaataaagtataaaaatgacaaaataggagagagagaaggtagtaaaagtaataaagtagaaaagagaaagtaataaaggtgataaagtatgagaaagaatgtaataattattaccttatttggaaatgtgtcaagattcgtgggacggcccaaaaagaaaaacgtttCATGATTCGTGGGACCGAGGGagtataacattttaaaattttaacttttagtaataaatattataaattagagtttgctatataataatattttttatttttaaattaaattgttataaAATTACGAATGAGATGTGGAAGAACATAATAAATTGTAGAGCATAGGATCTCATTTGACAAAAATGAGCGAGTGAAATGAACGTGCCAACTAATTATAATTGACATTTACAATTAGCTGTCATTAGCTAAGCAAAACAATActaatattttgttttttgGTATAAAAAATGCTGATTCGTTTAAATTAATTTGCAGTTGGTGCTTGGCattgtattattttatgttCTCGACGTATTGTGCATATTGTAGGAAAGGGACTGAAGCCAAATTATTAATGAAAATTTTGTGAGTCATGTCAATTCAGTTGTGCTTCGTTTCTAACTCTTAAGTTTGTTAATAATTTATTCCCTTTGTCCTCTAAAACTATACTACATTTATTTGCTTTTAGCACGTCtctaaaatatatgttttttttttggacattaaCTCATATACAATTGGACAATTTTATCCcttataacttatatttatttgcaattaatacactcaacaatatccTTAACGTGGAATATTTCTCCACTATTAATACACCAACAACTTTATATTAAAATGATGACGTTAGATGGAGGGGCTTAATTGCACACAAAGTAGAACATGGGGGTTTGATTGATTTAGTACAATTGTATAAGAAAAGTACAAGAATTGGTGCCATATTGTGTAATAACCGAGAAAAATGTTGAATGGTAGGTagagtttatttttattattagttGATGTTGGCCAtgcattttcttttaatttgaggcttttttattttaacttaatTATTAAACTATAGAGTAAAATCTCGAATTAACccattttttatgaaaaaattaaacaaaatacaCGGTTCGACTGAAAATTAAATCATCTACAAACTGACATAGGTTGTCATCTGTGATTAGAGTTTGCCGATCGGCATGTCGAGTCCCAAAATTGGGACAATAATTTTATAGTACACCATTCTGCAACTTTCTTATCTTTAATATTCACGTGAATGTTAGTCACATTTACTACAGTAATTTTAGTACAATAATGCATGGCATGCAAATTTGATAAATAGGCACAAAATTAATAGAATGACATTCATACATAATCAAGCTTGAAAAAATCACCAAAGAAGAGAAAGCATTTTGAgtttaatttttacatctaaatattttatattaagtattggattaaaaatacagagaagtgaaatgatgagtataactttcttgtattgaatcaaaatacatttccgaaacttttgaaaaaaatatctaattatactaattttcattagcaaagtaatgaagttgaaaatcaaataactagaaaaaatttatataatcaaGCGAACATATTATTTTCGGGTCAGTCCTATAGgatttcgggttattttcgaGCTAACCCTATCGAATTTCGGACTATTTggattgtaatttttatcgggtTAAAATTTTTGAGTCTAATCCTCTCAAAtttgcgggctaatcgggtccGCTTATAGGTTTTGGACTGAATTGACATTCCTAACAATAATcgttttaaaatataattaattattttggcTAGCTGCAATCGTCTTGGTTGATATTTTATTAGCTAGCAGATCACTGTGATCTATTAAACAATAATTTAGAAATTGCACGAAAAcgtgattaaaaaataaaatcaaataatttgattacTCCATAAATATCTTTCACAAAGAAACTAAAATAACTAAAGCACATGGCAATCCGAGAATTTCGAAGTGTGCCAAGTTTGATATTACAATAAATGAATcgatatatatattcaaaagtCAACTTACTTGAATCATCATCCCATGAGAATCGTTAGTATATTCGTGGATTAGATCGAAACTATGTGATTCGTACTTATTAAAattgtatattttaatttatgaaaaaatatattttctttgtCCATAAAGAGTATGCTTAATTTGttcgacacgagttttaataaataggGAAAAATAGTAATTTAGCCACTATCATAGACACCCCAATGACCTCTGGCACCTTATACTCATAATTCGATCAATCAAGCCCTCATGTTAAAATTTAGATGCAATTAACCCCTTTTCTAACGGTGATCTAACGccgtttgtaatttttttttcattgcaCTGCACCTTCTCTCTCTGCTTCCAACGTCGCCGGCGAGCCGCTTGGCGTCCCCCGAACCTGCTCGGAGAGCTTCCACGTCACCCACAAGGTTCCATTCGGCGACACCCCATTCTTTTAGTCAACATCGGCGCCGCCTCTCTTTTCCCCATATTTCTCTCGCTGAGAGCACACACATACATGATTTAACTTTCTTTTCCTTAAAGTAACAACCGCCGCCGTCGACGTCGTCACCTAAAATCGTTGCGTCGGACCGTCCATGGTCCGACGTCGTCACTTAGTCGTTCCCTCTCTTTTCCCCATCTCCCTCTCTCGCTGAGAGCACACACATACACAAGTTAACTTTCTTCCCCTAAAATAACAACTGTCGTCGCCGTCGCCTAAAACCGACGCTCCATTGGTGAGCACCGCCTTCGTTGGCACTTGGCAGCCGCTGCTAACAGCCACTTTGCTAGCCATCTAATGCCTCGTCACGGCGTTGCTCTGCTGCTAAAGTCTTAAATAATCGGTGCAGCTGGGTCATTCAGTATTCGGCATTGAGCTAAAGATATAAGAGTCTGAGTTGTCTTTGACTTCCTCATTCGGCGGTTTCACCGGTTTCTTGTTTGAATGCAAAAATTCTTTGTTTTcttaggctgcgtttactttgatggataaatttatccatggaaaatgatggataacacaaatttatgcctttaaatgtctccttcattttccaacatttgacacaaaaaagAGAggctcaccatttttccttccttattttcactacAAGGATGggtaatattatcacaccaaaaatggagggataatattattcatcgttgaagtgaaaataaggaagaaaaaatgatgaGCATCTctttttgtgtcaaatattgaaaaaggaaggagacatttaaaggcataaattaatttatgttatccatcattttccatggataaatttatccatcaaagtaaatgcagcCTTACTTGTTTTTCTATTGATTTCTTTTTCCTACATAAAATATCCTTGTATATATCCTTGTATATGATCATTTCTCCTTTACTTGATGTAAAGAATCTCAATCAATCAGAAGTAGATTTCGCTACAGCATAAAGTTGTGTACGGTTCCACTGTCGTTGTCGATCTCCTCCCTCTCCTTTTAAATTTCGGCGATGTAGAAAGAGTGGAGGTGCaatgcaataaaaaaaattacaaatgcTTCCTGGTCGCCATTAGAATGAGGAGCTTAATTGAACCTAAATTGGAACATGGGGGCCTCATTGATCGAATCTTGAGTATAGGGTGCCATAGTCCATAGTGGTGTCTATGATAGGGCTAAATTGCAACTTTTCCTTAATAAATATTAGGTGAGTGTGTTGTGAATGGAGAAATGAGTCCACTTATGAGAATGGAGTGGAGAAATAATGGTAAACTATATTGGAAAAGTTGTAAACAAAtgttaaaagtaaaaataaaaaataaggggtTAATGGTATAGTTGGATCAAAAAATGGATTGTGCATGCTCTTGTAAGaagaacaaaaaagaaaattgatttGGAACAGAATGAGTAAATATTTCAATGCCACGTAGAGGGGATGAGTTAATGAATTCACGATTCATGTAGCCTAATAACTCgctaattaataataataataataatatattattattattattattattagtagtagtagtagtaatagtagtagtagtagcagtattagtagtagtagtagtaaaaAATTAGTAATAGTTATTTCACCAAATGAAATAAGAACTTTTGATAGCAAAAAAGTTCCGTTACGATCAGACTTAActaatactcactccgtccacgaaaaaacttcctatctttcctttttaggacgtccacaaaaaagcttcctacctatttttggattatgccccaccacttataattacttactttttacttttttcaCAACTcgcaatattaattataacactttttcaccattcacaatacactcaacaactttttatctattctcaatacactcaacaacttttttcttaaaactcgtgccactccctcctaggaagttctttcatgtaCGGAGGGGGTAATAGATAAGTCGAGAAACTATGACTAGGAAAGGGAAATTAGAAGAGAGAATAGAAGGAGCGATAAGTATTAATACTACGGGAATCGAGCTAAAATTTTCGACATAGTAGAATAAGACATTAGTTCTCCAGATTGTTTTGGAGTCCTTCTACCTAGGGTTTCCGTGAACCCTAATTTGTGCTGCAAGTTTCTATATATAGAGGTGGccacggttcggttcccggttcgaaccggaaccggaaccgccggttctcgGTTCCAAAAActggaaccggaaccgaaccgaaaaatacccctcacggtttcggttccgaaccgccggttccggttcgaaccgTTAGAAccgtccattttttttttttaatgtaatttgtaTTATAGTATGTATTGTtgtgtaaaatttaatgaaatttgctttaataaaataaatgacacaagaaaatataaagtccatatacattattttctaaattaaacttataattCAAAGTTACACCTTACAActcttataaataaaatttacaaattacaacatttgaatgccaaaataaaattaaggcaaTTTAGTTTACAACTTGTAATtggggaaaaaaagaaataaaggaaataggacttgagcttaattatttttgttttcattttttgttgtttctttttcattttttctatttcatttttttatttctattctcctttttttacaatatttattttattttatttatttcaaagtaattattattatgataaaaaataattatcaatatgaaaaaatgtagtaataataattactttagtTTAGTAAaggattttctttattttcattttcacattttttatatttttttctttctttccaattatttcatcttttctaaaaatattacatttttcatatcaattgttatttttttcttacgacaataattatttggccaaataactaaaattacaagttttcatgagtaaaaaaaataattatcgtgaaaaaatactaataattttgaaatattacatttcttcatatgaataattaatttttattaagtcaataattactctttttctatttttttttatttttaaaaatatattacctttattcatatcaatgattattttttcttacgactATAATTAATTGACCaaatcattaaaattacaagttttcGTGACTaaacactactagaaaaacgctcatagataacggattttatccgttatctatgagcaaaaaaaccgttgtgtatagtggtgttatctatgatacgtatcatagacaatggtttaaaaaccgttatgtatgtgagaatagataacggtacgagacgctcatacataacggtatgaaaccgttatctataatgattatacataacggtttataccgttatgtatgaggatttttccgttatgttttgtattttttttgttttttttcctatcatagttaacagttttttttctatacataacggtatgaaaccgttatctataatgattatacataacggtttataccgttatgtatgaagatttttccgttatgttttgtatttttttattttttttcctatcatagttaacagttttttttctatacataacggtatgaaaccgttgtctataatgcttatacataacgatttattaccgttatgtatgaggatttttccgttatgttttgtattttttttgttttttttctatcatagttaacagttttttttactttttataacggtttttaccgttatctttgatagaaatacataacgatttttttgtactttttatactgttatgtatttcaactacaactagcatatttaatattttttctcgatttttatgttatttatctcaagaaataaataaataactttaaaacaacGGTTTAATAAACCGTTGTAAAATAtactcatagataacggtcggcttaacggttttgcagtaccgttatgtatgcaactaatagataacgcacaaACATAACGGATTAactcaaaccgttatctatgagtaTGGagaacactacatagataacggttttttgtcaaaccgttatctatacctaaaagtgcgctcatacataacggttttttaaaaaaaccgttatctatgcactgttacgtatgtaaacttttgtagtagtgaaaataacaattttcgtgaaaaaagtaataattttgaaatattacatttcttcatgtgaataattacttattataagacaataattaattttaataaacataaagaCCACGATTCCACGGTTCCATGGTTCCACGGTTCTAACCGTGGAACCTTCGGTTCATGGTTCCAAGGCGGTTCTGGCACGGTTCTATCCCGGTTCCCGGTTCCATGGTTCGGAATCGAGAACCGGCGGTTTGAGAAATCcgaaccgtaaccgaaccggccgagcacggtttcggttccggttcggaaccTTGTATCACAGTTTCGGTTCCAGAACCGTCCCGGACGGTCCGGTTTTCcggttcggttcccggttccggTTTTTTTGGCCACCTCTAGTTTCTACCCAATAGTTCTACTTCAACTAATCTTCCTTGTGggtttacatatatatagaagACAACGTAGACTTCGGTGGCTGCTGCGTTTATTGTTGCTCTGATTATTTGAGAGAGTATTTTCGTGCATACATGAGAGCATACAGTTTGTGAGGGTGTGCTATTGATTTTCGCTTTATCTCTTTGTATGCGTGAGTTGGTTCCTGTTCTTCAATATTACTCCAGCCTGTTGGAGTGTTATAATTCGTTGGTGTTGAGCGTGGATTGAGTAGCAATCACGCGTTAAGAGTAAGTTCTATCTTGCTCTTCTTTGTTCACGTAGGTGACGGTTAGGGAAGAAATAGAGGCTAGGAAGATCGAGTCttcgcgtgtaagtcctttgtatttcttatcatcactagtgaactgtttgaactgggcgtggcccccaacacgtaggtgtgttatcaccgaactgggtaatCATTGTTGGTATATTGTGTTCTTTATTTTCTGCATGATTTTAATTAAGTGTCTGCTTGATCTGACTTTGTGTGTGCACGAGACGTATGAACTTTGGATAGGTACTTTTTCAGTTATAACAACTTAATGCTCAAGATTGGTGAAGTTTAAAATATGCAATGTCATAATTGTATGAAATTTCTTTGTAATATTAAATGGTTAAACAATTtttttgattaatgaatttatCTCTCACTCAGATTTGTATTATGATTTTTGTTGTGGAccaatttgtaatatattaatattgcTGTTATAAGCTGtattattatttgttaattcCATAATTGCATGTGTTTTTTGATATGATaagtgatactccctccgtcacgctaaagttggcaacattcgtttcggcacggagattaagaaattgagtgttatatgttttaataaagtgtggcttacaattgttgaccaaattagtgagtaattgttgacttaattaaagtaattttgacatttttagaaagttgCCTACAATtattgaccaaattagtgagtaattgttgacttaattaaagtaaacttttgccatttttagaaagtggccaactttagtgggacacccaaaatagaaatgttgccaactttaatgggacggagggagtacataattaATCTCTACAAAGATTCCTCACTTTAGTGTATACTGTATGGTCAGTAAATGAGTGTTTCAATCGTATACCGATCGTAATTTCAATTTAACTTTATTacattaagaaaaaatatagagaaataaatttaataatattaaaaaagtaAATGAGTGTATGGAATTATGTAGTGATCCAACTTCTTTAGGTAATGTAAGTCGCTACTTTCTTTTAAAGTAAAAGAGGTTCTGGTCAAAAAATTTCACGAATTTCGggaaaaatacattaatttatatttttgttacaattttcacctaagtCTGACTTTCGCCtaaattagagcttagttggCAATATGAAGTTCACCTGATATTGGTCTAACTTCTGATGTGATGaggagtatttagaagctcaaatgtctaaaaaaataaaaattaagctTTAATTTTGCCGAAAGTGAAACTCAGttgaaaattgcaataaaaatataaatttatgtatttttttggtttaatagaaagttcaagtgaaaattacaactttttcaaagttcgtatatttttttgccataacccCAAAACtacatttttataaaattaaaacaaagcaattaaaataattacacATGCACTAGATTTGAAAGCATGTAAGAAATGGTTTAGTATgtttattattttagttaaaaGCATAACATTATAATCTAACaaaaatatactactccctccgtccgccaagattatgtaaaaattactatatttggcgtccgtcaagattatgtcactttccttttatggcaatggtctcaccatcctctttaatattttatctttactaacactctttatttacaaaaacccactcaaaattcaatctcaaccacacatttcataaagtggtgggaccctttctccactacatcaaaatcatcaccaattttattaaatcccgtgcccaagcaattttacataattttggcggacggagggagtaattttttattcTGTTGTAGCCCAAATAAGTTGAGCCCAATCATTATAATTGAAGCCCAAAATTCTGAGCCTACGAGAGAACTCGCCCTAATAGAAAAAGTCGCCTTAATCCAAAATCGAAACTCCATTCGTTGCAATTTCATCCCTTTTTTCAGATTCAATCACAACTCCTAAccaaaagagagaaaaaaagattCAAACTCACCGATTAAGGATGATGAACAGAAGAGCTGCTGTTTCTGCAATAAATCTGATTCATGGAAGGGGATTTCTCAATGGATGGTCGCATAAATCGGGtattctctctcctccattctctctcttctcttccaaGGCTTTTCAACCTAAGCAGCCCAGAATCGATTTCAGTTGTGTTAAAGAATTAAAGGATGCTATTGAATTGTTTCAAAAAATGAAGAGTATGCGGCGGGAGCCTTCTATTCGAATGTACAACAATCTTTTGAGTGTTACTGTAAAGATTGAGCAGTATTCTTTTGCCCTTTATATGTTTGATGAAATTCTTAGGATGGGTGTTCCTGTTGATGTTTATACGATGACTATTGCTGTCAACTGTTGTTGTCTCTTGAAAGATATAAAATCTGGCTTTGCTATAATGGGTATATTTTTCAAGAGAGGCTACGAACCAAATGTCGCGACATTCACCACTTTGATTAAAGGGCTGTTTTTAGATCATAAGGTGGTCGAGGCTGGAAAATTGTTCAATAAGATTTTGTGTTTCGGAATATGTGAGCCTAATGATGTGATGATTCTGGCGATGGTAGATGGGCTTTGTAAATCAGGAAATGTCCTTCCAGCGAGAGATTTAGTACGTAGATTAGAAAGAAGTAGGCTGAGACCTGATGTTAAGACTTATAGTGCATTACTCGACGGGCTACGCAAATCTGGAATGGTGGATGATGCTTTTAAGCTCCTATCCACGATGACCGAAAAGGGTATTTCACCCGATGTTGTCACATATAACTCGATGATTCAGGGGTTGTGCGACCTAGGGAGATTGGAGGATGTTAAGGTTCTGATGGATGATATGTCCAATTCTAATATTTCTATCGATGTCGTAACTTTTAGTATATTGATTGATGCATACTGCAAGGAGAGAAGGATGAAAGAGGCTGAGGATTTGTTGGATATTATGAAGCAACGTAATGTATGCCCTAATGTTGTCACTTATAATACGCTAATGGAGGGGTATTGTTTGAGAGGGGAAATCGATAAAGCACGACAAGTACTTCATTCCATGGTTGACAAGGGACTTAAGCCTAATATTGTTAGCTACAGTTGCTTATTAAATGGATACTGCAAAAAGGAAAGAGTAGACGAAGCTTGGCTTCTTTTTCTTGAAGTTCCTTTGAAAGGTATGGAGCATAATACATGTACTTATAATACCATGATTCATGGATTGTTTAGTAAGCGTAGATTTTCTGAGGGTTGGAAGCTTTTCAAGGATATGGGAGCTCGACGAGTAAGTCCTGACATGTATACTTATAGTACATTGTTGGATGGGTTGTGCAGGAATGGGGACACTGATGAAGCTCTTTCTTTTCTGCATTTGATTGAAGGGAAAGGAGTTAATCCTGATAGAGTCACGTATGGGGCTGTCATTAATGGGTTATGCAAAAATGGAAAACATGATGTTGCGAGAGATCTTCTCAACCGACTTCCTTCTAGAGGTGTGCAACCTAATGCTCGAATATACAATATGATCATCGGTGCACTTTGTCAAGAAGGTTCTACGGAGGAGGCAAAATGTTTGCTTACTGAGATGCAGAATCGTGGTTGTGCACCCGACGAATTGACATACAACATCATGACGCGAAGTTTCCTAAAGAAGAAAGAGCTTAGCAAGGCAATACAATACTTGGAGGAAATGCGCGAAAAGGGAATATCAGCAGATGTTTCTACTCTTTCCATGGTAGTTGATCAAATGCAAACCGAAGATGATTTTCTTCTCAAATTGATGAAGGATGTTTGGCCAAAGGATATTGTATCATAGTCCACTCAGGCTTTGAGGCTGATTTCGTGTACTGCTAAAATCTAAACTAAAGCTCAGCGATTTTTTATAACATCCGACGACGCAGCCTGCTGTTCAGTCCCAGTGATGCTATGAATTGGTCGAATTTGATGAAATAGGGTTGTATTTTTACTCTGCCAAtttgctttatatatatatatatatatatatatatatatatatatatatatatatatatatatatagggtgtgattctagagagaactatattaattgtgagaacgggagaaccatcaaatctaatgcatcaactgtaaaaattaatgcattcgctgttaaaattaatgcactaaaaaaattaaaaaaaaatgctcccttcaggattcgaacccaggatctgcattcatccaacaagatgatgcatccaccgtagatcttgatgatcgaatggctgaaaatggttctccggtcttcttttatttatggttctttcttgaacctctccctatatatatatatatatatatatatatatatacatatatatatatatatatagtagattttaaaatagccacttttatatagtaaaaataatttttacctactaatataaaaacttaaaaaaatacccacatttaccattttacccttatatataaattttttataaatacccactgttcactggttgtgaattcaactcgaattcaagcattggttgtgaataacaagtgttggttgtgaattcgcgaattcacaacccatactatttcaagttgtgaattcacaaccgataaaacttgaattcacaatcaacattttttcaagttgtgaattcacaatcaataaaacttgaattcacaatcaacattatttcaattgtgaattcacaaccaacgcctataattcagttgtgaattcataaacttggttgtgaattcaagaacatttatacaaaattgcgcgattttcattaatttcttcgttacttatatttttttccgattaaattcaaattgaattcaacTTTTTCTCAAATTTCTCTTCTAAATAGCATACTTTCTTAAAGTAATTGAATAAGAACAATCCTCAAAATCTAGAATCTCTAAATCATTCTCAATCCCCAAAATCTAGCCGAAGCGAGGCGGCGATGCAGATCCGAGGCGGCGCGGCGCTgaggcggcggcgtggtgaaggacGGGGCGGCGCGGCCAAGGCCAGGCTCCGCTGGACGCCATCGGAAGCAGAAtcgagagagattgagagagagaaagagagagaggggcaaaaacaaagaaaatacaaaaacaaaattCAGAAAATGTTGATAGTGAAGTTAAAGAGCCACACGATATTCTGTAAATCGGGTTTGAGACATCTTGGCGGCGATGGGGCTGTAAACGCTCTCCAGCTCTCATCTTGTTTTTGAAATCACCAACTTCTGCAAGTTTGTTTGCCTCCAACAATTCAATAGCAGACTCTAAAGCTTCCTCAATCTTCTTCTTGTCGCCTGCTTTGATCTTATCACATTTGATAGTGTTCCTCATGTCGTAGCTAGGCCAACTTCTCCAAAGCATTCTTGGcctgcagagagagagagaaaaaaaatgagagaatgagaagaggctagggtttgcccatttatatagaagggtaatttagtcatttaatacaaaaagtgggtatttttttatgtttttatttgagtgggtaaaatttatttttactatataaaagtgggtactcttatatattaacacacatatatatatatatatgggtaaatatcatgaaaactccTGAAGTATatccactttatcaaaaataccctgaaactttaaaaatgttctctaaaccctcaaactatcaggtttttatcatatatatcccgcatctatttttcggtcactaaaaacgtgatgtggctcgccagatgctacaatgtaatttatattatattttttaaaaatgcaatggcaaaaacgacgtcgtttcgtaccatatcatttaaaaaaaaccactttgaaa harbors:
- the LOC131012697 gene encoding pentatricopeptide repeat-containing protein At1g12775, mitochondrial-like gives rise to the protein MMNRRAAVSAINLIHGRGFLNGWSHKSGILSPPFSLFSSKAFQPKQPRIDFSCVKELKDAIELFQKMKSMRREPSIRMYNNLLSVTVKIEQYSFALYMFDEILRMGVPVDVYTMTIAVNCCCLLKDIKSGFAIMGIFFKRGYEPNVATFTTLIKGLFLDHKVVEAGKLFNKILCFGICEPNDVMILAMVDGLCKSGNVLPARDLVRRLERSRLRPDVKTYSALLDGLRKSGMVDDAFKLLSTMTEKGISPDVVTYNSMIQGLCDLGRLEDVKVLMDDMSNSNISIDVVTFSILIDAYCKERRMKEAEDLLDIMKQRNVCPNVVTYNTLMEGYCLRGEIDKARQVLHSMVDKGLKPNIVSYSCLLNGYCKKERVDEAWLLFLEVPLKGMEHNTCTYNTMIHGLFSKRRFSEGWKLFKDMGARRVSPDMYTYSTLLDGLCRNGDTDEALSFLHLIEGKGVNPDRVTYGAVINGLCKNGKHDVARDLLNRLPSRGVQPNARIYNMIIGALCQEGSTEEAKCLLTEMQNRGCAPDELTYNIMTRSFLKKKELSKAIQYLEEMREKGISADVSTLSMVVDQMQTEDDFLLKLMKDVWPKDIVS